The following proteins are encoded in a genomic region of Xanthocytophaga agilis:
- a CDS encoding ComF family protein, translating into MSLFEDFLELIFPEYCLMCNGSLLKNEKQICLYCRYHLPLTNYHNDPNNALMQRFAGKVNVKYAWAFLKFTKGGKVQNVLHHLKYNGKKDVGILLGKWYGSELRKREYHTEFDSIIPVPLHASKLKKRGYNQCDPIVTGLSLQLGVAAYPVALKRNIHTSSQTKLSRMERYENTKDIFEVADYESVRDKRILLVDDIVTTGSTLESCILTLQKAKCKEVSIACLAAAQ; encoded by the coding sequence ATGAGTTTGTTCGAAGATTTCCTGGAGTTGATCTTTCCTGAATATTGTCTTATGTGTAATGGAAGTCTTTTAAAGAATGAAAAACAGATTTGTTTATACTGCAGGTATCACTTACCTTTAACTAATTACCACAATGATCCAAATAATGCATTGATGCAACGGTTTGCAGGAAAGGTAAATGTTAAATATGCCTGGGCGTTTTTAAAGTTTACAAAAGGAGGGAAGGTACAGAATGTCTTACATCATTTGAAATATAATGGGAAAAAGGATGTAGGTATACTTTTGGGTAAGTGGTATGGAAGTGAATTAAGAAAACGAGAATATCATACAGAATTTGATAGTATCATACCTGTACCGCTGCATGCATCAAAGTTAAAAAAGAGAGGGTATAATCAGTGTGATCCTATTGTGACAGGCCTGTCTTTGCAATTGGGGGTTGCTGCATATCCGGTTGCTTTGAAACGAAATATTCATACTTCTAGCCAGACAAAATTAAGTAGAATGGAGCGGTATGAAAATACTAAAGATATATTTGAAGTAGCAGATTATGAGTCTGTGAGAGATAAGCGAATCTTGTTAGTGGATGATATTGTGACCACTGGCTCTACGCTGGAGTCCTGTATCTTAACGTTGCAAAAAGCAAAGTGTAAAGAAGTAAGTATTGCTTGTTTGGCAGCTGCACAATAG
- a CDS encoding carboxymuconolactone decarboxylase family protein, which yields MADPLVEEFNAYRSRMNEQISGAKNLIINRLFNLDTNCYEPGTVDVVTKEMIGLACSMVLRCDDCVKYHLGKCHELGVTDQQIFEVFSIANLIGGTIVIPHLRRAVEYWQALNKN from the coding sequence ATGGCAGATCCACTTGTAGAAGAATTCAATGCATACCGAAGCCGGATGAACGAACAAATATCTGGCGCAAAAAATCTAATCATTAATAGATTGTTTAACCTGGATACAAACTGCTATGAACCGGGTACTGTAGATGTAGTAACAAAAGAAATGATTGGGTTAGCATGTTCTATGGTATTACGATGCGACGATTGTGTAAAATACCACCTGGGAAAATGCCACGAACTGGGAGTTACAGACCAACAGATATTTGAAGTATTTTCTATTGCTAATCTAATAGGTGGTACGATTGTCATACCACATCTTCGCAGAGCA